The Vidua macroura isolate BioBank_ID:100142 chromosome 4, ASM2450914v1, whole genome shotgun sequence genome window below encodes:
- the PI4K2B gene encoding phosphatidylinositol 4-kinase type 2-beta isoform X2, which yields MNIFLDDPEFAEIILRTEQAIECGVFPERISQGSSGSYFAKDPKGKIIGVFKPKSEEPYGHLNPKWTKYFHKVCCPCCFGRGCLVPNQGYLSEAGAYLVDEKLGLGIVPKTKVVWLVSETFNYSAIDRAKSRGKKYALEKVPKVAKKFNRIGLPPKVGSFQLFVEGYKEADYWLRKFEADPLPENTRKEFQSQFERLIILDYVIRNTDRGNDNWLVRYEKQDDGLDLADKDIQWTMTKESIKIAAIDNGLAFPFKHPDEWRAYPFHWTWLPQAKVPFSQETRDLVLPRLSDMNFVQDLCEDLYELFKTDKGFDKATFENQMSVMRGQILNLTQALKDEKSPIQLVQMPRVIVERSSTGSQGRIVHLGNAFTQTFHSRKPFFSSW from the exons atgaatatatttttagatgATCCAGAATTTGCAGAAATTATTCTGAGAACAGAACAAGCGATAGAGTGTGGAGTTTTTCCAGAAAGAATCTCTCAAGGATCCAGTGGAAGTTACTTTGCTAAGGATCCAAAAGGG AAAATTATTGGAGTGTTCAAACCAAAATCTGAAGAGCCTTATGGACATCTAAATCCAAAGTGGaccaaatattttcacaaagtTTGTTGTCCTTGCTGCTTTGGCAGAGGCTGCCTCGTTCCAAATCAGGGATATCTCTCTGAAGCTGGTGCCTATCTTGTGGATGAGAAGCTGGGGCTTGGAATTGTACCTAAAACTAAG GTCGTCTGGCTTGTCAGTGAGACGTTTAATTACAGTGCAATAGATCGTGCAAagtcaagaggaaaaaaatatgctttagAGAAAGTGCCAAAAGTTGCTAAAAAATTTAATCGAATTGGACTACCTCCTAAG GTTGGCTCCTTCCAGCTATTTGTTGAAGGATATAAGGAAGCTGACTACTGGCTCAGGAAGTTTGAAGCTGATCCTTTACCTGAGAACACAAGGAAAGAATTTCAGTCGCAGTTTGAAAGACTGATTATCTTGGATTATGTCATCAGAAATACAG acaGAGGTAACGACAACTGGTTGGTCAGGTACGAAAAACAAGATGATGGACTTGATCTGGCAGATAAG GATATCCAATGGACTATGACTAAAGAATCTATTAAAATTGCTGCAATTGACAACGGTTTAGCATTTCCTTTTAAGCATCCTGATGAGTGGAGGGCAT ATCCCTTTCACTGGACTTGGCTTCCTCAAGCAAAAGTTCCTTTCTCTCAGGAGACCAGAGACCTAGTTCTTCCTCGCCTTTCTGATATGAACTTTGTACAGGACCTTTGTGAAGACCTTTATGAGCTATTTAAG ACTGACAAAGGATTTGACAAGGCTACTTTTGAAAACCAGATGTCTGTTATGAGGGGGCAG aTTCTGAATCTTACGCAGGCATTAAAGGATGAAAAGAGTCCCATTCAGCTTGTTCAGATGCCACGTGTGATTGTAGAGCGAAGTAGCACTGGAAGTCAGGGCCGAATTGTTCATCTGGGTAATGCATTCACACAGACCTTTCATAGCAGGAagcctttcttttcctcctggtAG
- the PI4K2B gene encoding phosphatidylinositol 4-kinase type 2-beta isoform X1, whose product MAEPGAEEPDERLLLLVEPPPSPPQAELPRRGPQSARAAPGGAVRQCGEPGLEEVEDSEDSEDSGPEGDGEDEPLLRASDSGRGRRAGAAWDRERRAAAGHTGHTADMNIFLDDPEFAEIILRTEQAIECGVFPERISQGSSGSYFAKDPKGKIIGVFKPKSEEPYGHLNPKWTKYFHKVCCPCCFGRGCLVPNQGYLSEAGAYLVDEKLGLGIVPKTKVVWLVSETFNYSAIDRAKSRGKKYALEKVPKVAKKFNRIGLPPKVGSFQLFVEGYKEADYWLRKFEADPLPENTRKEFQSQFERLIILDYVIRNTDRGNDNWLVRYEKQDDGLDLADKDIQWTMTKESIKIAAIDNGLAFPFKHPDEWRAYPFHWTWLPQAKVPFSQETRDLVLPRLSDMNFVQDLCEDLYELFKTDKGFDKATFENQMSVMRGQILNLTQALKDEKSPIQLVQMPRVIVERSSTGSQGRIVHLGNAFTQTFHSRKPFFSSW is encoded by the exons ATGGCGGAGCCGGGCGCGGAGGAGCCCGACGAGCGACTGCTGCTCCTCGTGGAGCCGCCGCCGTCGCCGcctcaggcagagctgccccggCGGGGGCCGCAGAGTGCGAGAGCCGCCCCCGGCGGGGCCGTGCGGCAGTGTGGGGAGCCGGGGCTCGAGGAGGTGGAGGACTCGGAGGACTCGGAGGATTCGGGGCCCGAAGGGGATGGAGAGGACGAGCCTCTCCTGCGGGCGTCGGATAGCggccgcgggcggcgggcgggcgccGCCTGGGACAGGGAGCGCCGCGCCGCCGCAG ggCATACAGGACATACTGCagatatgaatatatttttagatgATCCAGAATTTGCAGAAATTATTCTGAGAACAGAACAAGCGATAGAGTGTGGAGTTTTTCCAGAAAGAATCTCTCAAGGATCCAGTGGAAGTTACTTTGCTAAGGATCCAAAAGGG AAAATTATTGGAGTGTTCAAACCAAAATCTGAAGAGCCTTATGGACATCTAAATCCAAAGTGGaccaaatattttcacaaagtTTGTTGTCCTTGCTGCTTTGGCAGAGGCTGCCTCGTTCCAAATCAGGGATATCTCTCTGAAGCTGGTGCCTATCTTGTGGATGAGAAGCTGGGGCTTGGAATTGTACCTAAAACTAAG GTCGTCTGGCTTGTCAGTGAGACGTTTAATTACAGTGCAATAGATCGTGCAAagtcaagaggaaaaaaatatgctttagAGAAAGTGCCAAAAGTTGCTAAAAAATTTAATCGAATTGGACTACCTCCTAAG GTTGGCTCCTTCCAGCTATTTGTTGAAGGATATAAGGAAGCTGACTACTGGCTCAGGAAGTTTGAAGCTGATCCTTTACCTGAGAACACAAGGAAAGAATTTCAGTCGCAGTTTGAAAGACTGATTATCTTGGATTATGTCATCAGAAATACAG acaGAGGTAACGACAACTGGTTGGTCAGGTACGAAAAACAAGATGATGGACTTGATCTGGCAGATAAG GATATCCAATGGACTATGACTAAAGAATCTATTAAAATTGCTGCAATTGACAACGGTTTAGCATTTCCTTTTAAGCATCCTGATGAGTGGAGGGCAT ATCCCTTTCACTGGACTTGGCTTCCTCAAGCAAAAGTTCCTTTCTCTCAGGAGACCAGAGACCTAGTTCTTCCTCGCCTTTCTGATATGAACTTTGTACAGGACCTTTGTGAAGACCTTTATGAGCTATTTAAG ACTGACAAAGGATTTGACAAGGCTACTTTTGAAAACCAGATGTCTGTTATGAGGGGGCAG aTTCTGAATCTTACGCAGGCATTAAAGGATGAAAAGAGTCCCATTCAGCTTGTTCAGATGCCACGTGTGATTGTAGAGCGAAGTAGCACTGGAAGTCAGGGCCGAATTGTTCATCTGGGTAATGCATTCACACAGACCTTTCATAGCAGGAagcctttcttttcctcctggtAG